A genomic region of Venturia canescens isolate UGA chromosome 9, ASM1945775v1, whole genome shotgun sequence contains the following coding sequences:
- the LOC122416625 gene encoding ctenidin-1-like yields MYGGGRRGNYGGGYRGGNGGYGGYGGYEGYGGGRGNMLGIGGYGRPPKGFGRGAYAGYPGGGQRGGFGRGNEGYGNYGNDGLIGPGNNNRGGGIRDYGNDGLIGPGNGRRGGYIDYGNDGLVAGPGNGQRPGIAIVLCVSRS; encoded by the exons ATGTACGGAGGAGGACGAAGAGGTAACTACGGCGGAGGTTACCGCGGAGGCAACGGTGGCTATGGGGGCTATGGAGGCTATGAAGGCTATGGAGGTGGACGGGGCAATATGCTCGGAATAGGCGGCTACGGTAGACCACCAA AAGGGTTCGGCAGAGGTGCATATGCCGGCTATCCCGGAGGCGGACAAAGAGGTGGTTTCGGCAGAGGCAACGAAGGTTATGGGAACTACGGAAACGATGGCCTGATCGGACCGGGAAATAACAACAGAGGCGGAGGTATCAGAGACTACGGAAACGACGGGCTGATCGGACCGGGAAATGGCAGACGCGGCGGTTACATAGACTATGGAAATGACGGGCTCGTCGCTGGGCCGGGAAACGGCCAGAGACCCGGCATCG CCATTGTGCTTTGTGTCTCGCGATCGTAG